The following are from one region of the Primulina eburnea isolate SZY01 chromosome 17, ASM2296580v1, whole genome shotgun sequence genome:
- the LOC140818587 gene encoding probable glycosyltransferase STELLO2 yields the protein MLVQDRVFSSSDGPKSLNHQSRNKFRLFPPKKLDFSTWLSENIFRIGMIILVITTVAAVFCLRNYYTTGGDAAALLCLQSTQSHSIHPKFPQINWNSIPRVVDKVTPFSSFRSEKWIVVSVSEYPSESLKKMAKIKGWQVLAIGNSRTPEDWKLKGVIYLSLDMQAQLGFRVVDYLPFDSYVRKTVGYLFAIQHGAQKIYDIDDRGDVIDNDIGKHFDVELVGEGSRQEVILQYSHDNPNRTVVNPYIHFGQRSVWPRGLPLENVGDIEHEPFYTEVFGGKQFIQQGISNGLPDVDSVFYFTRKSTLEGFDIRFDQHASKVALPQGTMVPVNSFNTIFHSSAFWGLMLPVSVSSMASDVLRGYWAQRLLWEVGGYVVVYPPTVHRYDKIEAYPFSEEKDLHVNVGRLIKFLVAWRSSNHRLFEKILELSYVMAEEGFWTEKDLKFTAAWLQDLLSVGYQQPRLMSLELDRPRANIGDGDRKEFVPQNLPSVHLGVEETGMVNYEIGNLITWRKNFGNVVLIIFCYGPVERTALEWRLLYGRIFKTVIILSVEKNVDLAVEQGDADHVYKNLPKLFDRYSSADGFLFLQDNTILNYWNLLQADKTKLWITNKVSKSWTSVPIAGNSDWFAKQADLVRKVVATMPAHLQVSHKETVKDHQSLVICNSEVFYVPRRFVSDFIDLVSLVGNLDIHHKVAVPMFFLAMDSPQNYDSVFDSMRYKQKPQSNSTFYSPEAPAVHPWNVSSEQDFIKLIRLMAAGDPLLMELF from the exons ATGTTGGTCCAAGATCGCGTTTTCTCTTCTTCCGATGGCCCAAAATCCCTCAATCACCAATCGAGGAACAAATTCCGCTTATTCCCTCCCAAGAAACTTGATTTCTCCACATGGCTTTCGGAGAACATCTTCAGAATCGGCATGATTATCCTTGTCATCACCACCGTTGCCGCTGTGTTCTGCCTCCGAAACTATTATACTACCGGGGGAGACGCGGCGGCGCTGCTGTGCCTTCAGTCAACTCAGTCTCATTCAATCCACCCCAAGTTTCCTCAAATCAATTGGAACTCTATCCCCCGCGTTGTCGATAAAGTCACCCCGTTCTCGAGCTTTCGATCTGAGAAATGGATCGTTGTTTCGGTGTCTGAGTATCCCTCGGAGTCATTGAAGAAAATGGCTAAGATTAAAGGGTGGCAGGTTCTTGCGATCGGTAATTCCAGGACTCCAGAAGATTGGAAATTGAAAG GTGTTATTTATTTGTCATTGGACATGCAAGCTCAATTGGGGTTTAGAGTGGTCGATTACTTGCCCTTTGATTCTTATGTCCGAAAAACTGTTGGGTATTTGTTTGCCATACAGCATGGTGCACAAAAGATTTATGACATTGATGATCGAGGTGATGTGATTGATAACGATATAGGGAAACATTTTGACGTTGAGTTGGTCGGAGAGGGTTCGAGACAGGAGGTGATTTTGCAATATAGTCACGATAATCCTAATAGAACTGTTGTGAACCCTTATATACATTTTGGGCAGCGGTCCGTTTGGCCAAGGGGGTTGCCCTTAGAAAACGTAGGTGATATTGAGCATGAACCATTTTATACAGAGGTTTTTGGTGGGAAACAGTTTATTCAACAGGGAATTTCGAATGGGTTACCTGATGTGGACTCGGTTTTTTACTTTACTAGGAAATCGACGTTGGAAGGGTTTGACATTAGATTCGATCAGCATGCCTCTAAAGTGGCTTTACCTCAAGGTACCATGGTTCCTGTAAATTCTTTCAACACTATCTTTCATTCTTCTGCGTTTTGGGGGTTGATGCTTCCTGTCTCGGTGAGTTCAATGGCTTCGGACGTACTGAGAGGTTATTGGGCCCAAAGGCTTTTATGGGAAGTTGGTGGGTATGTCGTGGTGTATCCTCCCACCGTTCATCGGTATGATAAAATTGAAGCATACCCTTTTTCTGAAGAGAAAGATCTCCACGTTAATGTTGGTCGGTTGATTAAGTTCTTGGTGGCATGGAGATCTAGTAATCATAGATTGTTCGAGAAAATTTTAGAGCTGAGTTACGTTATGGCTGAGGAAGGATTTTGGACAGAAAAGGACTTAAAATTCACGGCCGCATGGCTTCAAGACTTACTGTCTGTTGGGTACCAGCAGCCTCGTCTGATGTCCCTTGAACTCGACAGGCCTCGAGCAAACATTGGTGACGGTGATCGAAAGGAATTTGTACCACAGAATTTACCATCTGTGCATCTTGGGGTTGAAGAAACGGGAATGGTGAACTATGAAATTGGGAACTTGATAACATGGAGGAAGAATTTTGGGAATGTTGTGCTCATTATCTTTTGCTATGGACCTGTGGAACGGACAGCGTTAGAGTGGAGATTGCTATATGGAAGGATATTTAAGACGGTTATAATTTTATCAGTGGAGAAAAACGTGGATCTTGCTGTGGAACAAGGGGATGCCGACCATGTTTACAA gAATCTGCCAAAATTATTTGATAGATACAGCAGTGCGgatggctttttatttttgcaaGACAATACTATTCTTAATTACTGGAACTTGCTGCAAGCCGACAAGACTAAGCTCTGGATCACAAACAAG GTGTCCAAGTCTTGGACTAGTGTCCCAATTGCTGGCAACTCGGATTGGTTTGCAAAGCAAGCCGATCTGGTCAGGAAAGTGGTTGCCACGATGCCAGCCCATTTACAAGTGAGTCACAAAGAAACGGTAAAAGATCACCAGAGCCTTGTAATCTGCAATTCCGAGGTATTCTATGTCCCCCGACGTTTTGTATCAGACTTTATTGATCTTGTCAGTCTAGTGGGCAATCTAGATATCCACCACAAGGTTGCTGTACCAATGTTCTTTCTAGCAATGGACTCTCCCCAGAATTACGACTCAGTGTTCGATTCTATGAGATATAAGCAAAAGCCACAGAGTAACTCTACATTCTATTCTCCCGAAGCACCTGCAGTTCACCCCTGGAATGTATCGAGTGAGCAGGACTTTATTAAGCTGATCAGGCTCATGGCAGCTGGTGATCCCTTGTTGATGGAATTATTTTGA
- the LOC140818697 gene encoding uncharacterized protein: protein MVSKTKQASFPSNLERTVASVLLLLSSLPPKDMINDFSSPESLENSRFSVSKSSNGSWSSETSVDEKTSVVISVPRFRHELKLKVARKKRSKSIWVSDDLKLTSSKPATSSDCASGITSADASSCLSSNPSIQSYSTESKAIKKVRKPVVSTHMEHQAEAILRILSKGNASEVKIRQLLGDSPSTSKALRMLLKQEEVKRYGAGGRIDPYIYKIA from the exons ATGGTCTCGAAGACAAAACAAGCTTCATTTCCTTCAAATCTCGAACGAACGGTCGCCTCCGTCCTTCTCCTTCTCTCCTCCCTCCCCCCGAA ggaTATGATTAACGACTTCAGCAGTCCAGAAAGCTTGGAGAATTCGAGATTTTCCGTCTCGAAATCAAGCAACGGATCGTGGAGTTCAGAGACGAGTGTAGATGAAAAAACGTCTGTGGTCATATCTGTGCCTCGGTTTCGTCATGAGCTTAAGCTAAAG GTAGCTCGAAAGAAACGCTCAAAGAGCATCTGGGTATCTGATGACCTAAAACTGACTTCCAGCAAGCCAGCAACATCATCCGACTGTGCTTCGGGCATAACATCAGCCGATGCTTCATCATGCTTGTCAAGTAACCCAAGCATTCAAAGTTACAGTACCGAAAGTAAAGCCATCAAGAAGGTGAGGAAGCCAGTTGTTTCTACTCATATGGAACACCAAGCTGAGGCCATACTGAGAATCTTGTCTAAAGGGAACGCTTCTGAAGTGAAAATTCGCCAGTTGCTCGGTGATAGCCCCTCCACCAGCAAAGCCTTGAGAAT GTTGCTGAAACAAGAGGAAGTAAAGAGATATGGAGCTGGAGGTCGCATAGATCCTTATATTTACAAG ATAGCATGA
- the LOC140818223 gene encoding uncharacterized protein isoform X1, which yields MAMYIRVKREKTTYFLQCVPSETILQIKEKLQELIDQPANNQKLILMSSREVLDDSKSLADQKVENDAVVALTLRKDDNEFEEVNIARSNDFYQSRDSEGSSNW from the exons GCGATGTATATCCGTGTTAAACGTGAGAAGACAACTTACTTCCTGCAATGCGTTCCAAGTGAGACTATTCTACAAATCAAGGAGAAGTTGCAAGAACTCATTGATCAGCCAGCTAACAATCAAAAACTGATACTAATGTCAAGTCGGGAAGTGTTGGATGATTCTAAATCCTTGGCAGATCAAAAG GTTGAAAATGATGCTGTCGTCGCCCTGACCCTGAGAAAAG ATGACAATGAGTTCGAGGAAGTAAATATCGCGAGGTCAAATGATTTCTACCAGTCGCGTGACTCGGAAGGTAGTTCTAATTGGTGA
- the LOC140818223 gene encoding uncharacterized protein isoform X2 has translation MYIRVKREKTTYFLQCVPSETILQIKEKLQELIDQPANNQKLILMSSREVLDDSKSLADQKVENDAVVALTLRKDDNEFEEVNIARSNDFYQSRDSEGSSNW, from the exons ATGTATATCCGTGTTAAACGTGAGAAGACAACTTACTTCCTGCAATGCGTTCCAAGTGAGACTATTCTACAAATCAAGGAGAAGTTGCAAGAACTCATTGATCAGCCAGCTAACAATCAAAAACTGATACTAATGTCAAGTCGGGAAGTGTTGGATGATTCTAAATCCTTGGCAGATCAAAAG GTTGAAAATGATGCTGTCGTCGCCCTGACCCTGAGAAAAG ATGACAATGAGTTCGAGGAAGTAAATATCGCGAGGTCAAATGATTTCTACCAGTCGCGTGACTCGGAAGGTAGTTCTAATTGGTGA